One region of Primulina tabacum isolate GXHZ01 chromosome 1, ASM2559414v2, whole genome shotgun sequence genomic DNA includes:
- the LOC142548722 gene encoding uncharacterized protein LOC142548722, protein MHIPNLESVLCQQEIGVIEPELNYELIIEIIDGTFELKNVEVFPDDIYLGDIVDAAKFFRCKGSSQHSKEISLAGLCNVVESANSMNASIRQNISSFVDEIEEILMKQMHTELQYDAIPPK, encoded by the exons ATGCACATCCCAAATTTAGAAAGTGTATTGTGCCAGCAAGAAATAGGTGTCATTGAGCCTGAACTGAATTATGAGCTGATAATAGAAATTATAGATGGAACCTTTGAACTAAAGAATGTTGAG GTTTTCCCAGATGATATATACTTAGGTGATATTGTTGATGCTGCAAAGTTTTTCAG GTGTAAGGGCTCGAGCCAGCACTCCAAAGAGATTTCTTTGGCTGGCCTTTGCAATGTTGTG GAATCAGCGAACTCGATGAATGCATCTATACGTCAGAATATCTCAAGCTTCGTGGATGAGATTGAGGAGATACTTATGAAGCAAATGCACACAGAACTTCAATATGATGCTATCCCTCCTAAGTGA